One genomic segment of Mycolicibacterium psychrotolerans includes these proteins:
- a CDS encoding CAP domain-containing protein, with the protein MSTRTAVSLALATAFAGSLAAMPVAHADPLDAIINTVNKDRPARCPALRYDRGVLEGAAQTYARSENPVDGQPAGYNGRTLAFLGSGDPQAAATTSAYSRGAGGVITNCDFTDFGVGFVRHEDREVDVVTIVLGSPAKPVEAPPVAKGPDSAPVVVPDAPKPDPVAPTDAIRVSFDRGITWTVNVTNSSALAGTCTYVATNPVLPGVNKTFSIGPNGSTSFPVLAPPPLSTYHVSVSCRGDFTGKNVEFGHVEQDV; encoded by the coding sequence ATGAGCACCCGAACTGCCGTATCGCTGGCTCTGGCCACCGCATTCGCCGGCTCGCTCGCAGCGATGCCGGTCGCCCACGCCGACCCGCTGGACGCGATCATCAACACCGTCAACAAGGACCGTCCGGCGCGGTGCCCGGCGCTGCGGTACGACAGGGGGGTTCTCGAAGGCGCCGCCCAGACGTATGCGCGTTCGGAGAACCCGGTCGACGGACAGCCGGCCGGATACAACGGGCGGACGCTGGCATTCCTCGGCTCCGGTGACCCGCAGGCGGCGGCGACGACGAGCGCGTACTCGCGCGGCGCGGGAGGGGTGATCACCAACTGCGACTTCACCGACTTCGGCGTGGGCTTCGTCCGGCACGAGGACCGTGAGGTCGACGTGGTGACGATCGTGTTGGGCTCACCGGCCAAGCCGGTGGAGGCGCCGCCGGTCGCCAAAGGCCCCGATTCCGCGCCCGTGGTCGTACCCGACGCCCCGAAGCCCGACCCCGTCGCGCCTACCGACGCCATCCGGGTGTCGTTCGACCGCGGGATCACCTGGACGGTGAACGTCACCAACTCCTCCGCGCTGGCCGGCACGTGCACCTACGTCGCGACCAACCCGGTGCTGCCGGGGGTCAACAAGACGTTCTCGATCGGTCCCAACGGCAGCACCAGCTTCCCGGTGCTCGCGCCGCCGCCGCTGTCGACGTACCACGTGAGCGTGTCCTGCAGGGGCGACTTCACCGGCAAGAACGTCGAATTCGGTCACGTCGAACAGGACGTGTAA
- a CDS encoding RNA polymerase sigma factor, translated as MEAAKIVATLTAAVGDVSFAEDLAAEALVDALTQWPERGVPRNPGAWLTAVAKRKAIDHWRRSDNLGAKYAVLARDLETVTDVAWDPDRIDDDVLRLIFMAAHPSLPRESQIALTLRLVGGLTTDEIAAAFLVPKATVAQRIVRAKKALTGVPFDIPDRSDHPQRLSAVLSVIYLVFNEGYSASSGERWIRDELCSEALRLGRVLSALLPGEAEVAGLLALMEFQSSRLGARTRADGTPILLEDQDRSRWDRAAIGRGVTALRRASEILQRNGTGWGWYTLQAALAECHAIAPTAADTDWARIVSLYDALRRLAPSPVVELNRAVAIAMADPAGGPAEALRLIDDVRGLEGSYLVPSVRAELLSRMGRRADAAGEFDRAAALADNEAERKVLQDKAYRARSG; from the coding sequence ATGGAGGCCGCGAAGATCGTCGCGACGCTGACCGCCGCTGTCGGCGATGTCAGCTTCGCGGAGGACCTCGCGGCCGAAGCACTGGTCGACGCACTGACGCAGTGGCCCGAGCGCGGTGTGCCGCGCAACCCCGGCGCGTGGCTCACCGCCGTCGCCAAGCGCAAGGCCATCGACCACTGGCGCCGCAGCGACAACCTCGGCGCCAAATACGCGGTGCTGGCCCGCGATCTGGAAACCGTCACCGACGTCGCGTGGGACCCCGACCGCATCGACGACGACGTGCTACGGCTGATCTTCATGGCAGCCCATCCGAGCCTGCCGAGGGAGAGCCAGATCGCCCTGACGCTGCGCCTGGTCGGCGGCCTGACGACCGACGAGATCGCCGCGGCCTTCCTGGTTCCGAAAGCCACTGTCGCGCAGCGCATCGTACGCGCCAAGAAGGCGCTCACCGGGGTACCGTTCGACATTCCGGACCGCTCCGATCACCCCCAGCGGCTGTCGGCGGTGCTCAGCGTGATCTACCTGGTGTTCAACGAGGGATACTCGGCGTCCTCGGGCGAGCGCTGGATCCGTGACGAATTGTGTAGCGAGGCACTGCGTCTGGGGCGGGTGCTGTCAGCCCTGCTCCCCGGCGAGGCCGAGGTGGCCGGGCTCCTCGCACTGATGGAGTTCCAGTCCTCGCGCCTTGGCGCACGTACCCGTGCCGACGGAACGCCGATCCTGCTGGAGGACCAGGACCGCTCCCGCTGGGACCGCGCCGCCATCGGACGTGGCGTCACTGCGCTGCGCCGGGCATCGGAGATTCTGCAGCGCAACGGGACCGGGTGGGGCTGGTACACGCTGCAGGCCGCGCTGGCGGAGTGCCACGCGATCGCGCCGACCGCCGCCGACACCGACTGGGCCCGCATCGTGTCGCTCTACGACGCGCTGCGCCGGCTCGCCCCGTCCCCCGTGGTGGAGCTGAACCGTGCGGTGGCCATCGCCATGGCCGACCCGGCGGGAGGTCCCGCCGAGGCGCTGCGCTTGATCGACGATGTGCGTGGGCTCGAAGGCTCCTACCTGGTGCCCAGCGTGCGCGCAGAACTCCTGTCACGCATGGGCCGGCGCGCCGACGCGGCCGGCGAATTCGATCGCGCCGCGGCGCTGGCCGACAATGAAGCCGAACGAAAAGTATTGCAGGACAAAGCGTACCGCGCACGCAGTGGCTAG
- the fadD8 gene encoding fatty-acid--CoA ligase FadD8, which yields MSDLLRHPLHSGHLTVGALKRHRDRPVLFLGDTTLTGGELADRISQYIQAFEALGAGTGAAVGLLSLNRPEVLMIIGAGQTQGYRRTALHPLGSLDDHAYVLADAEVTSLIIDPNPMFVERALGLLEKVPSLEQILTIGPVPAELAEVAAVDLSAEAAKYSPQPLVAADLPPDHIGGLTYTGGTTGKPKGVMGTTQSITTMTTVQLAEWEWPENPRFLMCTPLSHAGAAFFTPVIVKGGELIVLTKFDPAEVLRVIEEQKITATMLVPSMIYALMDHPDSHTRDLSSLETVYYGASAMNPVRLKEAIRRFGPIFAQYYGQSEAPMVITYLAKEDHDEKRLTSCGRPTLFARVALLGDDGQPVPQGEVGEICVSGPLLSGGYWKLPDATADTFRDGWMHTGDLAREDSDGFYYIVDRTKDMIVTGGFNVFPREVEDVVAEHPSVAQVCVIGTPDEKWGEAVTAVVVLRPDAATDETAVATMTTEIQVAVKERKGSVHTPKQVIVVDSVPVTALGKPDKKAVRAQFWEGAGRSVG from the coding sequence ATGAGTGATCTGCTGCGGCATCCCCTGCACTCCGGCCACCTGACCGTCGGCGCGCTGAAGCGCCACCGGGACCGGCCCGTGCTGTTCCTCGGCGACACCACGCTCACCGGCGGTGAGCTGGCCGATCGCATCAGCCAGTACATCCAGGCGTTCGAAGCGCTGGGCGCGGGCACCGGCGCCGCGGTCGGGCTGCTGTCGCTCAACCGGCCCGAGGTGCTGATGATCATCGGCGCCGGCCAGACGCAGGGATACCGCCGCACCGCACTACACCCTCTGGGGTCGCTGGACGACCACGCCTACGTGCTCGCCGACGCAGAGGTGACCTCGCTGATCATCGATCCCAATCCGATGTTCGTCGAGCGGGCACTGGGCCTGCTCGAGAAGGTGCCCTCCCTCGAGCAGATCCTGACCATCGGTCCGGTTCCGGCCGAGCTAGCCGAGGTCGCCGCCGTCGATCTCAGCGCCGAAGCCGCGAAGTATTCGCCGCAGCCACTGGTCGCGGCCGATCTGCCGCCCGACCACATCGGCGGGCTGACTTACACCGGCGGCACCACCGGCAAGCCCAAGGGCGTGATGGGCACGACGCAGTCGATCACCACGATGACGACCGTGCAGTTGGCCGAATGGGAGTGGCCGGAGAACCCGCGCTTCCTGATGTGCACGCCGCTGTCGCATGCGGGCGCGGCCTTCTTCACGCCGGTGATCGTCAAGGGCGGCGAGCTGATCGTGCTGACGAAGTTCGATCCGGCCGAGGTGCTGCGCGTCATCGAGGAGCAGAAGATCACCGCCACCATGCTGGTGCCGTCGATGATCTATGCGCTGATGGACCACCCCGACTCGCACACCCGCGACCTGTCGTCGCTGGAGACCGTGTACTACGGGGCCTCGGCGATGAATCCGGTGCGGCTGAAGGAGGCGATCCGGCGGTTCGGACCGATCTTCGCGCAGTACTACGGGCAGTCCGAGGCGCCGATGGTGATCACGTACCTGGCCAAGGAGGACCACGACGAGAAGCGGCTGACCTCGTGCGGACGGCCGACGCTGTTCGCGCGGGTGGCGCTGCTCGGTGACGACGGCCAACCGGTGCCCCAGGGCGAGGTGGGCGAGATCTGCGTGTCCGGGCCGCTGCTGTCGGGCGGGTACTGGAAGCTGCCCGACGCCACCGCCGACACCTTCCGGGACGGGTGGATGCACACCGGAGACCTCGCCCGCGAAGACTCCGACGGCTTCTACTACATCGTCGACCGCACCAAGGACATGATCGTCACCGGCGGCTTCAACGTATTCCCGCGGGAGGTGGAAGACGTTGTGGCCGAACACCCTTCGGTCGCGCAGGTGTGCGTGATCGGCACGCCCGACGAGAAGTGGGGCGAGGCGGTGACGGCCGTGGTGGTGCTGCGGCCAGATGCGGCGACCGACGAGACTGCGGTGGCCACGATGACCACGGAGATCCAGGTGGCCGTCAAGGAGCGCAAGGGCTCGGTGCACACACCCAAACAGGTGATCGTCGTGGATTCCGTGCCGGTGACCGCGCTGGGCAAGCCGGACAAGAAGGCGGTGCGGGCGCAGTTCTGGGAGGGTGCGGGTCGTTCGGTCGGCTGA
- a CDS encoding YciI family protein — protein MTRYMLILRSTPAAEKAMEIVDFNDVIAAMGRYNEELLKAGVLLAGEGLAGPEEGFVVNFDAETPVITDGPYTEAKELFNGFWVLGVSSIEEAKQWALKCPLGYGARLEVRRITETEEFPQDNEWVQKEMQWKKEGYPG, from the coding sequence ATGACCCGCTACATGCTGATCCTGCGATCCACCCCCGCGGCCGAGAAGGCCATGGAGATCGTCGACTTCAACGACGTCATCGCAGCGATGGGCCGCTACAACGAGGAACTCCTCAAAGCCGGGGTGCTGCTCGCAGGGGAAGGTCTCGCGGGACCCGAGGAGGGTTTCGTCGTGAACTTCGACGCCGAGACACCGGTGATCACCGACGGCCCGTACACCGAGGCCAAAGAACTGTTCAACGGGTTCTGGGTGCTGGGCGTGTCGTCGATCGAGGAGGCCAAGCAGTGGGCGCTCAAGTGCCCACTCGGCTACGGCGCGCGACTCGAGGTCCGGCGCATCACCGAGACCGAGGAATTCCCGCAGGACAACGAGTGGGTGCAGAAGGAGATGCAGTGGAAGAAGGAGGGCTACCCGGGCTGA